A region from the Oncorhynchus masou masou isolate Uvic2021 unplaced genomic scaffold, UVic_Omas_1.1 unplaced_scaffold_2382, whole genome shotgun sequence genome encodes:
- the LOC135533431 gene encoding C-type lectin domain family 4 member M-like isoform X2, which translates to MHRLRLEVKVTVFDHKCVKMSEGVYKNSDGFEDDEPDAMKNTDIDDQIYTNVRAFMSSPRDGVVVSVHFQWWKRPSGVAAVCLGLLCVLLLAGIIGLSVYYGVIGDHDSTEKDQLQTRYNNLTKERDQLQTSYNNLTKERDQLQKEKDDVMSKSSNLKQTCPEGWHKFESSWYFLFTKAKTWEESRQECLERGADLVIINSEKEQKFLFNLNSSFWIGLTDSVTVGTWKWVDGNPLTTTRLTVITTSVCWRF; encoded by the exons ATGCACAGGCTGAGGTTAGAAGTAAAAGTTACTGTATTTGATCACAAGTGTGTTAAGATGTCAGAGGGAGTCTATAAAAACTCAGATGGATTTGAAGACGATGAGCCTGATGCAATGAAGAACACAGACATTGATGACCAAATATATACCAATGTAAGAGCCTTCATGTCCAGTCCAAGAGATGGAGTTGTTGTTTCAG TACATTTTCAGTGGTGGAAGAGACCCTCTGGAGTTGCTGCAGTGTGTCTGGGGCTGCTGTGTGTTCTCCTATTGGCTGGGATCATaggcctgtctgtctact ATGGAGTCATTGGTGATCACGACTCAACAGAgaaagaccagctacagaccagatacaacaacctgactaaagagagagaccagctacagaccagttacaacaacctgactaaagagagagaccagctacagaaagagaaagatgaTGTCATGTCAAAGTCATCTAATCTGA AACAAACCTGTCCAGAAGGCTGGCATAAGTTTGAATCCAGttggtacttcctgtttactaAGGCTAAAACCTGGGAGGAGAGCAGACAGGAAtgtctggagagaggagcagacctgGTGATCATAAACAGTGAAAAggaacag AAGTTTCTCTTCAACCTCAACAGTAGTTTTTGGAttggtctgactgactctgttactGTGGGGACCTGGAAATGGGTGGACGGAAACCCACTGACCACtacaag ATTGACTGTTATAACTACATCTGTCTGCTGGAGGTTCTGA
- the LOC135533431 gene encoding C-type lectin domain family 4 member E-like isoform X1, with product MHRLRLEVKVTVFDHKCVKMSEGVYKNSDGFEDDEPDAMKNTDIDDQIYTNVRAFMSSPRDGVVVSVHFQWWKRPSGVAAVCLGLLCVLLLAGIIGLSVYYGVIGDHDSTEKDQLQTRYNNLTKERDQLQTSYNNLTKERDQLQKEKDDVMSKSSNLKQTCPEGWHKFESSWYFLFTKAKTWEESRQECLERGADLVIINSEKEQKFLFNLNSSFWIGLTDSVTVGTWKWVDGNPLTTTRFWGSGQPNGGGSEDCAWFSHSPSGQGKWHDYPCSTLSYWMCEK from the exons ATGCACAGGCTGAGGTTAGAAGTAAAAGTTACTGTATTTGATCACAAGTGTGTTAAGATGTCAGAGGGAGTCTATAAAAACTCAGATGGATTTGAAGACGATGAGCCTGATGCAATGAAGAACACAGACATTGATGACCAAATATATACCAATGTAAGAGCCTTCATGTCCAGTCCAAGAGATGGAGTTGTTGTTTCAG TACATTTTCAGTGGTGGAAGAGACCCTCTGGAGTTGCTGCAGTGTGTCTGGGGCTGCTGTGTGTTCTCCTATTGGCTGGGATCATaggcctgtctgtctact ATGGAGTCATTGGTGATCACGACTCAACAGAgaaagaccagctacagaccagatacaacaacctgactaaagagagagaccagctacagaccagttacaacaacctgactaaagagagagaccagctacagaaagagaaagatgaTGTCATGTCAAAGTCATCTAATCTGA AACAAACCTGTCCAGAAGGCTGGCATAAGTTTGAATCCAGttggtacttcctgtttactaAGGCTAAAACCTGGGAGGAGAGCAGACAGGAAtgtctggagagaggagcagacctgGTGATCATAAACAGTGAAAAggaacag AAGTTTCTCTTCAACCTCAACAGTAGTTTTTGGAttggtctgactgactctgttactGTGGGGACCTGGAAATGGGTGGACGGAAACCCACTGACCACtacaag GTTCTGGGGGAGTGGACAGCCTAATGGTGGTGGGTCTGAGGACTGTGCGTGGTTCTCTCACAGTCCATCAGGCCAAGGAAAATGGCATGACTATCCGTGTTCAACTCTAAGTTACTGGATGTGTGAGAAATAG
- the LOC135533431 gene encoding C-type lectin domain family 4 member E-like isoform X3, with translation MHRLRLEVKVTVFDHKCVKMSEGVYKNSDGFEDDEPDAMKNTDIDDQIYTNVRAFMSSPRDGVVVSDGVIGDHDSTEKDQLQTRYNNLTKERDQLQTSYNNLTKERDQLQKEKDDVMSKSSNLKQTCPEGWHKFESSWYFLFTKAKTWEESRQECLERGADLVIINSEKEQKFLFNLNSSFWIGLTDSVTVGTWKWVDGNPLTTTRFWGSGQPNGGGSEDCAWFSHSPSGQGKWHDYPCSTLSYWMCEK, from the exons ATGCACAGGCTGAGGTTAGAAGTAAAAGTTACTGTATTTGATCACAAGTGTGTTAAGATGTCAGAGGGAGTCTATAAAAACTCAGATGGATTTGAAGACGATGAGCCTGATGCAATGAAGAACACAGACATTGATGACCAAATATATACCAATGTAAGAGCCTTCATGTCCAGTCCAAGAGATGGAGTTGTTGTTTCAG ATGGAGTCATTGGTGATCACGACTCAACAGAgaaagaccagctacagaccagatacaacaacctgactaaagagagagaccagctacagaccagttacaacaacctgactaaagagagagaccagctacagaaagagaaagatgaTGTCATGTCAAAGTCATCTAATCTGA AACAAACCTGTCCAGAAGGCTGGCATAAGTTTGAATCCAGttggtacttcctgtttactaAGGCTAAAACCTGGGAGGAGAGCAGACAGGAAtgtctggagagaggagcagacctgGTGATCATAAACAGTGAAAAggaacag AAGTTTCTCTTCAACCTCAACAGTAGTTTTTGGAttggtctgactgactctgttactGTGGGGACCTGGAAATGGGTGGACGGAAACCCACTGACCACtacaag GTTCTGGGGGAGTGGACAGCCTAATGGTGGTGGGTCTGAGGACTGTGCGTGGTTCTCTCACAGTCCATCAGGCCAAGGAAAATGGCATGACTATCCGTGTTCAACTCTAAGTTACTGGATGTGTGAGAAATAG